A section of the Enterococcus montenegrensis genome encodes:
- a CDS encoding NAD(P)H-hydrate epimerase, translating into MTQLVNVQQMKTCEQYTIDTIGIPSMVLMEKAALAVFAKLTNEKNDLSQILILCGSGNNGGDGFALARLLHLAGKNVTIYFAGNSDHLTKECRQQYNICQYYQIPILHHLETFLGFTIIIDSFLGIGATGELSTKAKNVIVQINNSKLPIVAIDVPSGIDASTGSSLGAFIRADTTITFQFKKTGFTVSPGSNACGNLHVVDIGISDAPLK; encoded by the coding sequence ATGACCCAATTAGTGAACGTACAACAAATGAAGACCTGTGAGCAATACACCATTGATACGATCGGTATTCCTAGCATGGTCCTCATGGAAAAAGCCGCATTGGCAGTCTTTGCAAAACTAACAAATGAAAAGAATGACCTTTCGCAAATTCTCATACTCTGTGGCAGTGGCAATAATGGCGGCGATGGTTTTGCACTTGCGCGATTACTTCACCTTGCCGGCAAAAATGTTACGATTTATTTCGCCGGAAATTCAGATCATCTAACAAAAGAATGCCGACAACAATATAATATTTGCCAATATTATCAAATTCCTATTTTACACCACTTAGAAACTTTCTTAGGTTTTACAATCATCATCGATAGTTTCTTAGGGATTGGCGCTACAGGCGAGCTAAGCACAAAGGCAAAAAATGTTATCGTGCAAATAAACAACAGCAAATTACCCATCGTAGCCATTGATGTCCCTTCTGGCATTGATGCTTCAACAGGTAGCTCCCTAGGTGCATTTATTCGTGCGGACACAACAATCACCTTTCAATTTAAGAAAACTGGCTTCACCGTCTCACCAGGAAGTAACGCCTGTGGTAATTTGCACGTTGTCGATATCGGTATAAGTGATGCGCCTTTAAAATAA
- a CDS encoding Cof-type HAD-IIB family hydrolase, with protein sequence MNKKLIAIDLDGTTLNAKSQISPKTEAVLKKAMATGHIVSIATGRPFRISEKFYHQLALNTPMVNFNGALVHVPYTKWAAESETLFSRDIVFEILKQKNDLQLDFVAAENRDTFYVDRLDFGSEYLFDNQKPTPDNLLENLKSNPTSMLIQTKTELAQTVSDTLKAQFSDYIDVRTWGGPNAILEIVAKGIQKARGVEIIADSMAIDRKDIIAFGDEHNDLEMLDYAGWGVAMKNASPEAKAISNDITTKSNDEDGLADYLEKYLAI encoded by the coding sequence ATGAATAAAAAACTAATTGCCATTGACCTAGATGGTACAACTTTAAACGCTAAATCCCAAATTAGTCCTAAAACTGAAGCTGTTTTAAAAAAAGCGATGGCAACTGGCCACATCGTCAGCATTGCGACTGGTCGCCCATTTCGCATTAGTGAGAAGTTTTATCACCAATTGGCTTTAAATACGCCAATGGTTAATTTTAATGGTGCTTTAGTCCACGTGCCTTATACAAAGTGGGCTGCAGAATCTGAAACACTCTTTAGCCGCGATATTGTCTTTGAAATTTTAAAACAAAAAAATGATCTTCAATTAGATTTTGTTGCCGCTGAAAATCGCGATACATTCTACGTCGATCGTTTGGATTTTGGCAGTGAATATCTCTTTGATAATCAGAAACCAACCCCTGATAATTTGTTAGAAAATCTAAAATCAAATCCAACTTCGATGTTGATTCAAACCAAAACTGAATTGGCACAAACGGTTTCAGATACCTTAAAAGCGCAGTTTTCTGACTACATTGACGTTAGAACTTGGGGTGGTCCTAATGCAATTTTGGAAATCGTAGCCAAAGGAATTCAAAAAGCGCGGGGTGTTGAAATTATCGCTGATTCTATGGCAATCGATCGAAAAGATATCATCGCGTTTGGCGATGAGCATAATGACTTGGAGATGCTTGATTACGCAGGTTGGGGCGTCGCAATGAAAAATGCGAGTCCTGAAGCAAAAGCAATTAGCAATGATATTACAACTAAAAGTAATGATGAAGATGGTTTAGCAGATTATTTGGAAAAATACCTTGCTATTTAA
- a CDS encoding site-specific integrase, whose product MLLFIPASLEWRSVDFENKCIHIRQTLARGKNKRLYLETPKTKHSNRSVALDDQTLAILKRWRVEQKALMLQFGHNTLEPNQLVFSGQESNSFIQLSKPRTWMLQTINKNKLREITIHGFRHTHATLLLEAGVSPKVISERLGHSSIQVTLDLYSHVTKKMEKEVPNVFAKVMSD is encoded by the coding sequence GTGCTCTTATTTATACCAGCAAGCTTAGAATGGCGCTCGGTTGATTTTGAGAACAAATGTATTCATATACGACAAACACTCGCTAGAGGAAAAAATAAACGTCTCTATTTAGAAACACCAAAGACAAAACATTCTAATCGTTCGGTTGCATTGGACGATCAAACTCTTGCTATTCTAAAAAGATGGAGAGTAGAACAAAAGGCACTTATGCTTCAGTTTGGCCATAACACTTTGGAACCAAATCAATTAGTATTTTCTGGCCAAGAAAGCAACTCTTTTATTCAACTTTCCAAACCAAGAACTTGGATGCTTCAAACTATTAACAAAAACAAACTACGAGAAATTACTATCCACGGTTTCCGGCATACTCACGCAACCCTACTTCTTGAAGCTGGAGTAAGTCCTAAAGTAATCTCGGAACGCTTAGGCCACTCATCAATTCAAGTGACGTTAGACCTCTACTCTCATGTTACAAAAAAGATGGAAAAAGAGGTTCCAAATGTGTTTGCGAAGGTCATGAGTGACTAA
- a CDS encoding pyridoxamine 5'-phosphate oxidase family protein, producing the protein MRRKDREVTEVATIKQIVAQCLVLRLAMTQADYPYIVPVNFGYEWSGENDLTLFIHGAKTGLKLALLAKNNKIGFEMDCGQQLLIDEKKQSYSYAYQSIIGTGEALILTDEKKKRAALQKIVTHYDPKKEVVISNKALNATAVIAIKVNSLTAKVHTP; encoded by the coding sequence ATGCGTAGAAAAGATCGCGAAGTTACAGAAGTAGCAACAATAAAGCAAATAGTGGCCCAATGTTTGGTTTTACGTTTGGCAATGACGCAAGCAGACTACCCTTATATTGTGCCCGTTAATTTTGGTTATGAATGGTCAGGAGAAAATGATTTGACGCTTTTTATTCATGGTGCAAAGACAGGGCTAAAATTGGCGTTGCTGGCTAAAAATAATAAGATTGGTTTTGAAATGGACTGTGGGCAGCAACTGCTCATAGATGAAAAAAAACAATCCTATTCTTATGCCTACCAAAGCATAATTGGGACCGGAGAGGCATTGATTTTAACCGATGAAAAGAAAAAGAGAGCGGCGTTACAAAAAATTGTCACGCATTATGACCCAAAAAAAGAAGTGGTAATCTCTAACAAAGCGCTAAATGCCACAGCGGTGATTGCAATTAAAGTCAATAGCTTGACTGCAAAAGTCCACACGCCATAA
- a CDS encoding ABC transporter permease, producing the protein MKQLQLFLAKEFFANWRTKKIPILFIIALAVGILSPFLAKIMPDMMASLLPEKMTITLPASTSIDSWTQYYKNLPQFLLLAIVLLSTGIISTEVEKGTLIPFITKGLSRSVLVISKALYLFFIWTFTLFLSFVTNLGYTAYYFNDGKSPHLLLPLFGFWLYGSIILTATIFASSLAKNMGQSLLIVAVFYLISSLSGIFKKIDHYNPFILGTNSLNWLTGKSDFTPYWPGVMLAILLILLFIGLSLAIFRKRRL; encoded by the coding sequence ATGAAACAACTCCAACTTTTCCTGGCTAAAGAATTTTTTGCTAATTGGCGGACTAAAAAAATTCCGATTTTATTTATCATTGCTCTTGCTGTTGGTATTTTATCGCCTTTTTTAGCCAAAATTATGCCAGATATGATGGCTTCATTACTACCAGAAAAAATGACTATCACCTTACCTGCATCTACTTCTATTGATAGTTGGACACAGTATTATAAAAATTTGCCACAATTTCTTTTATTGGCAATCGTCTTATTATCAACGGGTATAATCAGTACTGAAGTTGAAAAAGGCACGCTTATTCCTTTTATCACAAAAGGATTATCCCGTTCTGTTTTGGTAATAAGTAAAGCACTATATCTCTTTTTTATTTGGACTTTTACGCTTTTTCTGTCGTTTGTGACCAATCTGGGCTACACTGCATATTATTTTAATGATGGCAAAAGCCCGCATCTTTTGTTACCACTTTTTGGTTTTTGGCTATATGGCAGCATCATTTTAACCGCTACTATTTTCGCCTCTAGCTTGGCCAAAAATATGGGCCAAAGTCTTTTGATCGTCGCAGTCTTTTATTTAATTAGTAGTTTGAGTGGTATCTTTAAGAAAATAGACCATTACAATCCTTTTATCTTGGGTACTAATTCTCTTAATTGGTTGACCGGTAAAAGTGATTTTACCCCCTATTGGCCTGGTGTTATGCTGGCTATTCTCCTTATCCTTTTATTTATTGGCTTAAGTTTAGCTATTTTTAGAAAGCGGCGCTTATAA
- a CDS encoding ABC transporter ATP-binding protein, giving the protein MTSMLTLQNVKKQFGSNLILDNLSFTIPKGSIFGFVGENGAGKTTTMKIILGLLAADSGSVTIAGQTVKYGDTTTNQKIGYLPDVPAFYDYLTATEYLSLCGRTSGMSKSELQLKIPSLLTKVGLQTTNQKISGFSRGMKQRLGLAQALLNEPQLLICDEPTSALDPLGRKEVLDILASLKNETTVLFSSHILADVEAICDHVAILNDGKIQLTGPLAEIKTAQPNHYELRFESPADTALFLKQNPQDWQQVAQKLVLPSLPQEDLGLQIIKRVATLNLVPLEFKLVEPTLEAIFLKVVTK; this is encoded by the coding sequence ATGACTTCCATGTTAACCCTGCAAAATGTAAAAAAACAATTTGGTAGTAACCTTATTCTTGATAATTTAAGCTTCACCATCCCCAAAGGCAGTATTTTTGGCTTTGTTGGTGAAAACGGGGCCGGAAAAACAACCACGATGAAGATTATTTTAGGACTTTTAGCTGCTGATAGTGGTTCTGTTACTATTGCCGGACAGACAGTAAAATACGGCGATACCACAACCAATCAAAAAATCGGCTACCTTCCCGATGTGCCCGCATTTTATGATTACCTCACGGCTACAGAATATTTAAGTTTATGCGGTCGTACGAGCGGTATGTCAAAAAGTGAACTGCAGCTGAAAATCCCCTCCTTACTAACAAAAGTTGGTTTACAAACAACAAATCAAAAAATTAGTGGCTTCTCACGGGGAATGAAACAGCGCTTAGGTTTAGCCCAAGCTCTCTTAAATGAACCGCAGTTATTAATCTGTGATGAACCAACTTCCGCCCTCGATCCATTAGGACGCAAAGAAGTATTAGACATTCTAGCAAGTTTAAAAAATGAAACCACAGTTTTATTTTCTTCTCATATTTTAGCTGATGTAGAAGCCATATGTGATCATGTGGCCATTTTAAATGACGGAAAAATCCAATTAACTGGCCCACTAGCAGAAATTAAAACAGCTCAGCCTAATCACTATGAATTACGCTTTGAAAGTCCCGCTGATACGGCTCTTTTTTTAAAGCAAAATCCACAAGACTGGCAGCAAGTCGCGCAAAAACTCGTCCTACCAAGTTTACCGCAAGAAGATTTAGGCTTACAAATTATCAAAAGAGTCGCTACATTAAACCTAGTGCCGTTGGAATTTAAACTAGTCGAGCCAACATTAGAAGCTATATTTTTAAAGGTGGTGACAAAATGA
- the asnB gene encoding asparagine synthase (glutamine-hydrolyzing): protein MCGIVGFVNSKDQKQEIIEDMMDRIVHRGPNSSGKYTDKNVALGFRRLSIIDLEGGSQPIYNEDRSKVIIFNGEIYNFQPLREQLIAAGHVFSTHADTEVLLHGYEEWGAELLQKVRGMFAFAIWDIEKQELFGARDHFGIKPYYYAEMNGTFMFGSEIKSFLPHPDFNKELNTAALKPYMTFQYSPLNGETFFKNVYRLPEGHYYTYKDGKLTIKEYWDADFTKKDDHSKEEWVEEIDKTVEASIAAHRIADVEVGAFLSSGVDSSYVTSVLRPDHSFSIGFDDKTYNEAIEARKLTKMLDLNNTAAVIDGDMSFKAFPLIQYHLDEPDSNPSCVPLYFLANLASQSVRVVQSGEGADELFAGYQTYGFHTNSKMVRVFAQGLKKLPKGMRYSIGRKFGKMSNFHGRIHLYEATAPARDFFIGHAKVFEEQEAASYLQPEFQNAPSVKEIMNPHFDQTKGIESEVNKMQYVDVHQWMPKDILLKADKLSMASSLELRVPLLDIEVMKLAQRIPAKYVMNQNNTKDAFRQAANRHLPEEWANREKLGFPVPIKAWLKEDHGYEEVKALFTADFAKQFFDQTKIMKLLDDHHEGKAEVQRKIWTIFTFLTWYKVYFIDEEIPTAKAITYETL, encoded by the coding sequence ATGTGTGGCATTGTCGGCTTTGTGAATAGCAAGGATCAAAAACAAGAAATTATTGAAGATATGATGGATCGCATCGTCCACCGTGGTCCTAATAGTTCTGGTAAATATACAGATAAAAATGTAGCGTTGGGATTTCGTCGGTTGTCAATTATTGACTTAGAGGGCGGCTCACAGCCTATTTATAATGAAGATCGTAGCAAGGTTATTATCTTTAATGGTGAAATTTACAATTTTCAACCTTTGAGAGAACAATTAATTGCCGCTGGACACGTTTTTTCTACACATGCAGATACAGAAGTATTATTGCATGGTTACGAAGAATGGGGTGCTGAACTTTTACAAAAAGTACGGGGAATGTTCGCTTTTGCCATTTGGGATATTGAAAAACAAGAATTATTTGGTGCCCGCGATCATTTTGGGATTAAACCGTATTATTATGCTGAAATGAATGGTACGTTTATGTTTGGTTCAGAAATCAAGAGCTTTTTACCTCATCCAGATTTCAACAAAGAACTAAATACAGCCGCTTTAAAACCTTATATGACTTTCCAATATTCACCATTAAACGGTGAAACATTCTTTAAAAATGTTTACCGTTTACCAGAAGGACATTATTATACGTATAAAGACGGTAAACTAACAATTAAAGAATATTGGGATGCTGACTTTACGAAAAAAGATGACCATTCAAAAGAAGAATGGGTAGAAGAAATTGATAAGACAGTTGAAGCTTCAATTGCTGCTCACCGGATTGCCGATGTTGAAGTGGGAGCCTTTTTATCGAGTGGGGTTGACTCAAGTTATGTGACTTCGGTTTTACGTCCGGATCATTCCTTTTCGATTGGGTTTGATGACAAGACCTATAACGAAGCGATTGAAGCACGCAAGTTAACCAAAATGTTGGACTTAAACAATACAGCAGCTGTTATTGATGGCGATATGTCCTTTAAGGCATTTCCATTAATTCAATATCATCTAGATGAACCAGATTCCAACCCATCTTGTGTACCCCTTTATTTCTTGGCGAACCTAGCTTCACAATCTGTTCGGGTAGTACAATCAGGGGAAGGAGCAGATGAATTATTTGCCGGTTACCAAACATATGGTTTCCATACCAATTCTAAAATGGTACGCGTTTTTGCCCAAGGATTAAAAAAATTACCAAAAGGGATGCGCTATTCTATTGGTCGCAAGTTTGGGAAAATGAGTAATTTCCATGGTCGCATTCATTTGTATGAAGCAACCGCACCAGCACGCGATTTCTTTATTGGCCATGCTAAAGTTTTTGAAGAACAAGAAGCGGCTAGCTACTTGCAGCCAGAATTTCAAAATGCGCCTTCTGTCAAAGAAATTATGAATCCTCACTTTGATCAAACAAAAGGAATTGAAAGTGAAGTTAATAAAATGCAATACGTGGATGTCCACCAATGGATGCCAAAAGATATTTTATTAAAGGCAGACAAACTTTCTATGGCCAGCTCCCTTGAATTACGAGTGCCACTGTTGGATATCGAAGTGATGAAATTAGCACAACGCATTCCTGCAAAATATGTAATGAATCAAAACAATACTAAGGATGCTTTCCGCCAAGCAGCTAATCGTCACTTGCCAGAAGAATGGGCAAATCGGGAAAAATTAGGTTTTCCTGTGCCAATTAAAGCTTGGTTAAAAGAAGATCATGGTTATGAAGAAGTTAAAGCGTTGTTTACGGCTGATTTTGCTAAACAATTCTTTGATCAAACAAAAATCATGAAATTATTAGACGATCATCACGAAGGTAAAGCCGAAGTACAACGTAAAATTTGGACAATCTTTACTTTCCTAACTTGGTATAAAGTTTACTTTATCGATGAAGAAATTCCTACCGCAAAAGCAATTACTTACGAAACACTATAA
- a CDS encoding nucleoid-associated protein, whose translation MTLIISKMIVHKLNINNLRPVLNDTCIDLSNKDLQEALPFFQKHIINSRKQGAMKRCQFADIEDNSIRKSMTKIIEAQDTDELDGIFIEESRWLTQRLAERIRHSSSRSDGSLFVILYQDNEKKFVGLLKMDPNDGVQVNADLSITVRRDMLPSINEKLHKSALIELKEYRENEFHLFVLDKQKGINEARYFMEYFLNAKELSSDKNMTKFIQSEIVNSFDQLIEIASKPKLNSELRKRFLEQDKFDIDTDLEPILRPLLKEPFRNLDLAESISDFKDKILQVYPDAQFTFVPDEGVVKEVIFRTPNKNVEFRFSPTLTFEDDYFIEPRPNGDVIVTLKNGIGSELEQVHTRR comes from the coding sequence ATGACATTAATTATTTCTAAAATGATTGTTCATAAACTAAATATCAACAATTTACGCCCTGTTTTGAATGATACATGCATTGATTTAAGTAATAAGGACTTGCAAGAAGCATTACCTTTTTTTCAAAAACATATTATAAATTCTAGAAAACAAGGGGCTATGAAAAGATGTCAGTTTGCAGATATTGAAGACAATTCAATTCGAAAATCCATGACTAAAATTATCGAAGCTCAAGATACTGATGAGCTTGATGGAATATTTATTGAAGAATCACGCTGGCTAACACAAAGATTGGCGGAGCGAATAAGACACTCATCATCTCGAAGTGATGGATCTCTTTTTGTGATACTGTACCAAGATAATGAAAAGAAATTTGTTGGGTTACTTAAGATGGATCCAAATGATGGTGTTCAAGTAAATGCCGATCTATCGATTACGGTACGGAGAGATATGCTGCCTTCGATTAATGAAAAGCTTCATAAATCGGCATTGATTGAGCTTAAAGAATATAGGGAAAATGAATTTCATCTGTTTGTTTTAGATAAGCAAAAAGGGATTAACGAGGCACGGTATTTTATGGAGTATTTTTTAAATGCCAAAGAATTATCCTCAGATAAAAACATGACCAAGTTTATTCAAAGCGAAATTGTCAACTCCTTTGATCAGTTAATAGAAATAGCATCTAAACCTAAATTAAATAGTGAATTGAGAAAGCGATTTTTGGAACAAGATAAGTTTGATATTGATACCGATTTAGAGCCTATTCTCAGACCACTATTGAAAGAGCCTTTTAGAAATCTTGACCTAGCAGAGAGCATAAGTGATTTTAAGGACAAGATACTACAAGTGTATCCAGATGCTCAGTTCACTTTTGTTCCGGATGAAGGAGTTGTAAAAGAAGTGATTTTTAGGACACCTAACAAAAATGTGGAATTTAGATTTTCTCCTACTCTTACATTTGAAGATGATTACTTTATTGAACCACGGCCAAACGGTGATGTTATAGTAACTTTGAAAAATGGAATTGGAAGCGAATTAGAACAAGTCCACACTAGGAGGTAG
- a CDS encoding PLD nuclease N-terminal domain-containing protein yields MQLNVHEYLPILIPLIILQLGLAIYAIIDVLKHPHYKFGNRIVWIIICAVFSFIGPIVYFAFGKGED; encoded by the coding sequence ATGCAATTAAATGTCCACGAATATTTACCTATTTTAATACCACTGATTATTTTACAACTTGGCCTGGCAATTTACGCTATTATCGACGTATTAAAACATCCCCACTACAAATTTGGTAATCGAATTGTTTGGATTATTATTTGTGCTGTATTTTCTTTTATCGGACCGATTGTCTATTTTGCTTTTGGTAAAGGAGAAGATTAA